In Micromonospora purpureochromogenes, a single window of DNA contains:
- a CDS encoding DUF6343 family protein encodes MTRSQPRRARGTVGHAYSALNLRLALALFGLVTMTVFAVLAFWADVVWLGVVCAVFAVVAAVDLVVIQRRRAARRREEPGVRHSLFE; translated from the coding sequence ATGACGAGATCGCAGCCCCGGCGTGCCCGTGGCACGGTCGGCCACGCGTACAGCGCGTTGAACCTCCGGCTCGCGCTGGCCCTGTTCGGCCTGGTCACCATGACCGTCTTCGCGGTACTGGCGTTCTGGGCCGACGTGGTCTGGCTGGGCGTGGTGTGCGCGGTCTTCGCCGTGGTCGCCGCGGTCGACCTGGTCGTCATCCAGCGCCGCCGCGCCGCGCGCCGCCGTGAGGAGCCGGGCGTGCGGCACTCACTCTTCGAGTGA
- a CDS encoding antibiotic biosynthesis monooxygenase has product MTMTHAVPVTVAIARRADPARAHEMVAWMRAGSALAESFPGFLGVGWVQSAQGSPEWHMLYRFADDETLRRWEESPQRNWWLTSAQGIVEHTRVERRTGIEGWFDPPVDHVVETLAPAVGEPAAPVSPPRWKQAVTIWLAFFPLSLTATLLTARFIGGVPLAARTLLMTLCLTPLMTYLVLPRITRALHWWLHGQRPPWRASR; this is encoded by the coding sequence ATGACCATGACCCACGCGGTGCCGGTGACCGTCGCCATCGCCCGGCGCGCCGACCCCGCGCGCGCCCACGAGATGGTCGCCTGGATGCGGGCCGGCAGCGCGCTGGCCGAGAGCTTCCCGGGTTTCCTCGGCGTGGGCTGGGTACAGAGCGCCCAGGGCTCGCCGGAGTGGCACATGCTCTACCGGTTCGCCGACGACGAGACGCTGCGCCGCTGGGAGGAGTCCCCGCAGCGGAACTGGTGGCTCACCTCGGCCCAGGGCATCGTCGAGCACACCCGGGTCGAGCGGCGCACCGGGATCGAGGGCTGGTTCGACCCGCCGGTCGACCACGTGGTCGAGACCCTGGCGCCGGCCGTCGGCGAGCCGGCCGCGCCGGTGTCCCCGCCGCGCTGGAAGCAGGCGGTGACCATCTGGCTGGCGTTCTTTCCGCTGAGCCTGACCGCCACCCTGCTCACCGCCCGGTTCATCGGCGGGGTGCCGCTGGCCGCGCGGACGCTGCTCATGACGCTCTGCCTGACGCCGCTGATGACGTACCTGGTGCTGCCCCGGATCACCCGGGCGCTGCACTGGTGGCTGCACGGGCAGCGACCGCCGTGGCGGGCGTCCCGCTGA